DNA sequence from the Epinephelus fuscoguttatus linkage group LG2, E.fuscoguttatus.final_Chr_v1 genome:
GTGGAGGTCACCACTgacaacatcctggagggacgCATCCAGGTGCCTTTTCCAGCACAGGTCAGTCAATAGCAGGATAACTTTTTcataatttcactgttttgataACGCAGTGCTCTCCCGATGTCCTCAGCTATCAGTGCTTCTAGTCTAGTGCTTCAATCTTTAACATATTTTGTCTGTGTTCCTGCGCCAGGCCATAGAGCGTGCCCCTTCACAGGTGAGCACTGAATCAGATGAGCAAGATCCAGGGTCCAGTGGAGCAGCTGAGCAGAACCTCAATGAGTCAGACAACATGGAGGTCAGAGGAGGTCGCTTCTCGAAGTCGGCTGAGGAGAGGCAGAAGATGTTAAAGCAGAGGAAAGAAGAGATGCTTCAGCAGGCACGCAGGTTGGTACACTCCTCGTTTTCTGCCCTATAAGTTCACATAAGttcaatttaaaagaaaaaaaaaagaaatttcctTGTTGTTTCTGAAAGAAAATCTTGAGGTTAGAGGTGCAACCACACAAGGTTTTGCGTCATAGCTCAGCTGTACAACTGGTGTGTTGTGTAAATTCCTTGTGAGATAAGTTCGTCTTGGTCTGTAAACCAAGGccagatgaaataaaaaaggcCTTCTTTATCTGGCTACAAGACTTACTGAAATGCCCAGTTGCAAAGAACCAACAAGTAGACTCTTTGTTCACTAATGGTGAGCATTTCTAGCTGCTGTTTCTGTTCCCACAATCATATGTTGTTCATTACTTCCCTGTAGGAGATATCTGAACAAGAGTCCAGAGGACCCGGATGAGGATTTGCCTGGACTGGAGGAGGACACTGTTCCTGACTTGAATATGACTGTGCTGAGACGTAGAACCATGGCGGCAGCTGCAGAGAGACGCATGCAAAACCAACAAGACCCTGCACCCTGATAAACAGATAAGCTTCAGCAGAAGATTCGACCACATCATCATCCCAAGAGGCAAAGGCAGAGCTATTTTAACCCTTCCCCATTCGGTGTACGTTCAGTGGTCGCCACCTATTCAAAACAATAATCAAAAACCATCGCAAACATGGCCTTTGGACTGTTTCGGGCTGACTAAAAAAAGGTGGGACTGTCGTGAATGGCCTCTGCATCGCTGAGTATTCGGAACATCATATAAATTAATGGGTGCAAGCCAAGAAATGCAAGGTTGCATTGCCCTTTACTCATGTGCCACACATTGCAACCACCAGCTTCAGTAGGGAGTCAGTTTCTGCCATGATCGGGACTGGCTGTCAAAAATGAGCATGCTTTGCAGAAGAGTCTGTAAGGAGAGGGCTTTGAAGATGTCTTCGCTAGATAAAAGCTATATgggtctttgtttttcttttatcagaCTTTACTTTCAGTTGTTTTGCTCATGGAAGCTACGTATTCTGAACGGAGAAACTCATctgatgtatttgtgtgttgttattttatgAGTTTCAACTGTGAATTAAGTGTAGGCAAAATaataacatgtttttatgtcttacCTTGGAGTAAGAGAATGTCACTTTAGTATTGTTCAGCCTTTTTCTGTCAAATATGAATGTTCCTATCAAAAGTAATGCTGcaaacaaagtgtttttgacCCACATGGGTTGTTCTGTATTTAGTGTGTAATATCACCCGTTGCAAACAGTTTTGTTATTTAATAGGGGGGAGTGGGCATGTAGTTTTTCTAATACTCTTCCCTTGAGATGCACAGGCAGCAAAGGTGATGTATTACATTTTGTATAATGGGTGTCATCTGATAAGGAGCAATCCTCTCTGAATAAGAATATATTATTTCTACTCTATATTTACAAGGTCCTTGGTCATCTGAGTTAATCGCTGGAATTTTTAGGGCATGTAGAAGTTACTAAGTCTGTGACAGCTGGACTTGCTGGACTGTCTTTTGAAGATGTCTTGCCACTTATTCAAGAGGCATCCTTCGAAGAaatgagcagcagcaaaacactcTCAAGGCTTAACAACCAGTCCAGTTGCCTTTCGACTTCACTCTTCTACATACTGAGTGAGATGGGAATCTTTCTGGAGACAATTTTTGGGTGTTTTATTTGTGCGGCCTTCGTCTGCTCGCACTGAAGAGTGTTAATTCCACATATATCAAGGAACGTAATCATCATCTGCTCAAAGATCTTACTTAAATAATCTAATGTACAACATGGACTGGGCCCTTGAATCATTTTTGGCAAAATGTCACTGAGTAGTAGCTGGTTGAGACATATCAAcggacacaaagacagagactgTGTGTATTATAAGTGTTTGACTTCATGTTATTACAGAGCAAGGACAGTTTGGGGATGCGATCTGCATGAATCTAGACAAGTGCTTTTGTTTCCTTCCACTTTATCCCAAAGAGCAGCCCACAAACTTCCACTCAAAGCTGAAGTGTTGTGATCTTTtactttgtgttcattttagTGCTCAAATTCTGTTTTTTGAGGTGTTGTAAGAAGATAGGATTTAGATTTCAGATTCAAAGgagtcaaaatgtaaaaaaaaaagaaaaaaaaaaagaaattggacagttttcattttcaggttgttatttttttcattcagttATTTAACAGCTCTTAATATCCATGATATATTTTCCTATTCATGGGTTACTTTTCATAACCATTACTTATTTAATCAAAACTGAAATACTTTTTTGGACTGAGCTTTCCTgtatttttgtgcctaaatcaaGAATGGTTCAGTTATGGATAATTTCTGTAAATCTAGTTTTTGTAAAATATGTTAATACAAAAGACTCAATAAACAGAGCTTCTACAgctttttaacaaaatatagtcattttatttttcttcttgagACTTATTGAGGCTTTGTTGATGTAAACTGCTTATgtacatatgttttttttctgttgacatAGACATAGTGTCTTTTAAGATCAGTTTTTATGCAACCATGCAAGTAAAGCCTGCCCAGTGTATAGTGGCCAGTATCCagtacactggacctttgagttTATTAGTCCAAtagggcgtgtgtgtgtgtgtgcgtgtgcgtgtgtgcgcgtgtgtgtgccgAACTGAGCCATAAGTAAGTAGTATTTATCTGCTGACAGGTTAAAACCCTCATTTGACCGTGAAAGAAGATGGTCTGGATGATCAAACATCACTTTAGATAttgaatgaaatgtgttttggcAAAATTAAGTGTAGTTTCGGTGAGCCATTTACGTCATTAGGCTGCGCCCCTTACCTCCAGCATCTCTGCCACGTCATAGAAGGGCTTGTGCCAGGCGGAAACGGCAACCGAAGAAACACCCACGCTGTCCAGCTCAATGATGTAGCCCAACCTCCTACTATATTAGTAGAAGAAGTACACggttgtcactgtgtgtttcctCAGTCTGGGAATTCAAGTGAAAACTCAGTTCTGGTGTGTTTTTCCACTGGTAAGTTGtgaagctaactagctagctgctTAGCATGGTAGGCGACTCTTTATGAGGTAACGCTAACGCTAACTGTTAAGTGTGAAGTTACAGCTTTGAAGCTAGCTAGGCTGGGTAACGTTAGTTTGCTTGAGTTACGGTGGCCTCATGTAGCTATAACACAGGACTCACGAGAAAACTAAGACGCGTTATATTACATATAGCTGACGTTTGCTAACGTTTCTTAATTGATGCTCACGGTAGATATGACAGTAACTGTTACATAGACCGAGtggttgctaacgttagccataaCCGGTGTAACTGTTTGATTATCTGAGTCAACGTGAGCAGGTTAGTCAAATGTAACACGATCTACTTCAAGGAAATAAACAGCCATATTCTTGTTAGCATGGCTTGATGAGGAGGAGATGATGTCGCCACTGTAGAGTAACTGTGTTTTGCTGCCATGGAAACAAAATTATGACGCGAGTAGTTCAAGCTAGGTTAATGTGGTTCAAGATGTATGCTACTAATACTACTGTCTGCTTCGAAATCCGTCTCAATGTTAAAGCCCCCACCACCGGCTCTAGTTATGTTACCTGATGGCCACTGCTGTATGAATGGGCTCTTGGAGGATGGGCCCCTCTCATGTTACACATCCTGGACAAGATCCTGGAAAGAAACTAATGAATGAAAGCTATTGAATGATATCACCTCATAGGGTGTCTTAAGACGATGTgcagtttaattattttattgataTGTCCTTTTAAATGCCAGCTGGCTTATCAATCACTGGCTGTAAAGTAATGACAACTTTTTAGCAAGTGAAACTATGCGTCAGGTCAAAGTTCTGTGTGacttaaaacaaacatatttccaAACCTGGCTGGCGGTATGACCATGTTAACTCATTGTGCTGATACATTATCTAATGTCTAATATCTACTTTTCTACATttgtgtcatgatttctgtattttgcatttgtgtgtgtgtgtggtttcaaAGCAAAGGGTTTGGAATGCTGCTAGACGACACTCCACTTTTTGACCCCTCCCTGCTTCAGGAGATAGACTGGAGTAGCAACACTGtgtccttctctcctcccatcTCCCCGACCAGCCCAGGTGAAGGCCTGGTGCTCAGGCCGCTCTGTACGGCAGACTTCAACAGGGGTGAGTCAGAGACTGGGTGGACAACATATTCCCGACCGGTAGTCATTTTCTCCGGGGCAGTGTTGGGAAGGGTtacttttcaaatgtaattgCTTACTACTCACTCAGATACATACTTACTTACTTTTGATATctattttaacaaatgttttcAGCTGGGCAATAAAGCAGAAAATTGACCAGAAATGCCAGCTATGCCAAAAGACAGCATTTCTGGACAGTGAAAAGATGCAAAGGCACAGACTGAAGGTTGTATTTTTCGTGCaagcttttttattttgatttgtaaCTGTAATCTAACTACATATTTTTTCCCTCAGTAAGTGTAAAAGATTACAGTTACATTTAGTTTGTAATTACAAAACTAAATTACATGTAACTActtactccccaacactgctcAAGAGAATATGAAGATAAGAAGACGACCACTTTGTGATGGATGATGTAAAATAGCgctgcaacgattagttgactaatcgatgactaattggctattaaaataatcagtgactattttagtagtcgactaatcggtttgagtcatttttcatagaaaagtactataaaagtcccccaaaatactcttactgcagcttcttacgttcagatattggcagctttacacactctcccatgacggtgaactaaaaccctttggcgtgagcatgaaacaagacattagatgacatagtttttgggtttgggagagacagaccgacatttttcaacattttaacacatttttcgatgaaatgattagtcgactaatcgaagaaataatcgacagattagtcgacaatgaaataatcgttagttgtagccctaatgtgaaaagcatgttttttcTTCTATGGTGTCCAATGTGGAAGATATtagtaatataataaaatattttaagccTAATAGTAACACATATGAAGAGTTTGTGAATGATGGAGTGAGAATTCCCCCAGACATTTTCACCTACTttcattttgttattattttccaGGATTCTTCAAGGTTTTATCTCAGCTCACTCAGACGGGCGATGTCACACCAGAGCAGTTCACAAGTAAGTTCTACATTTATGTAAGACAGAAGTTATTATTTTGCTCAGAACATTtatattaacatttatatttatagttCTAGCATGGCCATGTGTTTAAACAGTTGTCTCTATATAAATCAAATAGCACATTTGAGAAGAGAAAGAACCCTTgtttcagaaaataaaatttaaataccAACCTATGCAAGGCAATATCAttgatgatttaaaaaatactcaaattTTGTCTGCTGGCTTCCAGAAAAGTTTGACCATATGAAGAAGACAGGAGACTACTACGTTGTTGTGGTGGAAGACACAGTATTGGGACAGATTGTTGCCACGGCCACACTGATCACAGAACACAAATTCATCCACTCCTGTTCAAAGGTAAATTACCTCCTGTCAAGCATTTTGgatgtatttatatatgtatgcacTGGTTATTTAAATAATGCTAATTACTGATGTAGTTTACCACCCCAAACCAAAAAAAGTTACTTTCACATTTCTGTTTCcttaaaaaacatgtaaattaaaGTTGCgtagtaaatggtaaatggaccaaCATacatatagcgcctttctagtcatctgaccactcaaagcgctttttacactacgagtcacattcacccattcacacactcattcacgcactggtggccgaggctaccatacaaagtgccacctgctactcagtgttttaacacactcacacactggatGGAACAGCTATCGGgtgcaatttggggttcagcattttgctcaaggatacttcgacctGCAGGCtagaggagccggggatcgaacgacccgctctacctctgagccacatcCGTAGTAAATGTGCACTTTTATCGATCTTGAAAATGACTGTAACTATGACTGAAATGAAGACcctctctgttctgttctgtttgtaGAGAGGCCGGGTGGAGGAAGTAGTAGTCAGTGACGTGTGCAGAGGGAAGCAGCTGGGCAAACTGTGAGTGGACCTGTGTGACACAAAGACGTTCTGTTTTGGATTGCTTTACTTATTTAAAGGTGCAGTCTGCAGTTTTGGAGGAAGATTGTAGATATTTTAACTCAGCATCTAAACCAATACACCTGTCCCATTGGTGCTCCTTCAGAGGCACCGATGACTTCTCAGATGTTATTTATGTGTAGCTCAGTCCAATCCAGAGTCAGGGCTGTGTATGAacatcagaatttttttttttttaacacacagAACAGTTTGTGGACTCTGAGGAGATTTTTGCTGAATGCAACCAAAAGTGTATTGTATTAGAGTTGCAGACTGCACCTTTAAGATATTTTATTCTTTCCATAAATCACCTGACAAAACATTATTCACATGGGACATATTTAGGAATTATCTCTGGTTTTGTACTGATTTATTTTCCTCTCCCCTTCCCCTCTCTTTTTCCTGTCTCTATAGGTTAGTGTCAGCTCTCACTCTTCTCAGTAAAAAACTGAATTGCTATAAAATCACACTGGAATGTGCACCCAACAATGTGGCTTTCTACCAAAAGTTTGGATACACCGCCTCGCACGAGACTTACATGCAGTGTCGGTTTTCAGACTGAGGACAACAGCGGCTTTAAGCCACGGTTTTTGGGGGGCATGGACCGCACTTTTTTACACCCACTGACATCACAACATGGCGTTTACAAATGGTTTTAAGAATTGAGAGAGCTTCCCAAGAACGAGGGTGTGGCTGTGAGTCGTTTCTGAATGCTCGTCCTGATTTCAGCACACTTGAGTGAATGTATGTTGAAGCCCTCCGCTCAGTCCAAAATCATCCTCCGCCCCTTTGGTAACCATGGCTACCTCACCAGGGTGGATCTCTGTCATCGTCTTCCCCGCCGTCAGAGGACAGGAATTtgtgttactgtaaatgtaatgtacCATGCGTCTGTAGGTAAATTCAGTTGCTTGGGAAATCAAGATGGTACCAAATTGCATTATATTTCAGAAGCagcaatataataatattatttactgcagcttctcAAGTTCACTACAAAACCATGTATGCTGGAAGAAGTCCTTTAGATTATGATTCAGACTTAATCTCATCTGTCGCATCGATCATCAACAACAAGTCACCAAAGAAaagcattttgtttcttttaatgtgATTACTGAACTTATTATTTTTGGATTTTACTGGGCTTTCATTTATCTGATCTCTCCTCTTTGGTACTAAGTGCTCTATATCTCAGCAGGCTTTTATTTCTTTGACAGTAATGTTGTTGGATAACTACAATGATTACTGCAAGATACAAAGCACTACTATCAAGTCAAGACTGTTATAATGTATAATATCTCTagtgaacaaaacgtttatATTTTACAAGGCAATAGTGAGGAATTAACGAAGGTTCTTAGAGTTTTGTATTCGGCCGATATTTGAAACATGATCACAGCTGTGATAAGGGTTGAAACCTTTAGCGATGGGAAATGATACAAAtgattgttttgtaaatgaACTCTTATTTAAGTTTTCTAATTATGCTGTTATTCTGGAGAACAGGGGAacatatttaatgtaatttatttccAAATATGTAATAGTCATAAAATATTCTACAATCAActgtgtttctttgcttgtaTTTCTGGTTGTTAAAACAAATGAGTGAAATTTGTGTTACAATGCTGATTCATGTTGTAACTAGAGAAGCACAAAGTTGCAATGGCTGCAACCATGTATACACATGCCTCAATGCGTTTTGCTTGGTGCGATTAATCAGCTGTCCTTTATCTTATGACCAGTCTTTCCACAAAATCTTGAAACTGTGAATCCATCAGATTTTTGCAAAAGGCCACTCCTGCTGCCAcgccctttttttaaaaaaaaaaaaaaaaaaaatttttttaaacacacactgacacttgATCCCCATGCCAAATGCCACTGTGAAAACAGTGGGGGGGAATTTTTGTGGACCGACTGAGCAAGCTATAGAGCTGCTGAAGCTTTTTACAAATGGAAAGCTACAGTATGCATTGTAGGAAATTATTTTCAATCTAAAGTTCAAATGAATCATTTGGCATGTAGATACATGCCATATAAAGGATTTTGGAAAACCCAACAAAGTATACGTAACTTAATTTCCATAGCTATGTCATCAGTGTCATAATTGTAATTCTGCTTAACCCTTAAATGGTTTTCTGTATCCTGGGGAATACAGTCATTTGACAGGCTGTGAGGGGAAGCGCATTAAGTGGGTGCACTTTATATCATGAGAGAGACTGAAGGTGGGGATGGATTGACTACTCAGGTCATGTGGCTTCACACCatcattaaaaatgtactttttatttgAATCAAAATCCAAAATGATAACCTACGTCATTTTAGAAAATAGTTTTTTAAGGGTAATTTTATgttgaaaaataatgaattgCATTTTGACATCTTCGATAATCAGGCATTGAATATCTGTATCCTGAAGGATACACTGCCCAGATAAGGGTATAAAAACAGCAATGATCAGTCACAGATGTAGTTATGTTTTGTTATGTTCTATTCTCTACAGATCATCAATAATATAAAGGCGTGACATAATGAatactatttattttttattcttgtatTGCCACCTGATAGTTGAAATGATTATAGAAGTACTGAAAATGTTCTTGTAAAGCAAGTAGTCGTTGAAAAATACATGGAGAAAAACAGCACCTACTGCTACGCTGATCTACCTCCCTGCACCAGTCAAGTTCTCAACTCCACTAACCACGACTATCTAAAAAGAAATGATAAATCTGTAATAAAATAATAGCTAATGTTGGGGCATCACAGGGAAGATGACGGTATAAAGACAGgaatgagaatttttttttttttttttttttagaaatgtgAAGAGAACATTGTTAATTCAAAGATTAGATTTGTTTCGATTTtcaaaacatactgtatatagaaaaatactgtttacacatttttaaaaccGTAATTAATTGGTTGTAAAAGGTTTCAAAATTGGAACATATTAAATGAGGGGagaaatgttacatttacacCTTAAATGGACAACGTGTCTCTGGAGATACAATTTGTAATTTGGAAATTACAGGTTGTGTCATATAGCCTAAATGCTTTAGAAAATAGtaattcattttacaaaatatttatatgTGCCTGCCCATTTAAGGGTTAAAATTAATTCTTATATGATTTCAACCTTTGGGGTAGACGCACTCTGAACCCAGAGCTCGTTTTACTAAAATACATCACAAGGTCTCCAGGAAggtttgttaaaataaaacagtataaTTTGTGTGACTGTAAAATGGGTCTTTaaatatttagaaataaaatactaGTAATAAgaatgtaaagttatgaagcACAACATGACATTATGAAAGAGCAACAAAGCTGGACTCAGTCAGACTTCTTTTTATTAAGCAGTGAGTTGTTATTTATCCATTCCTTACTGTCCCATATTAGGCCTAATATTAGTCCATAATCCTATTACTCCCAAAATAAAGGCATTAGCTATTCCTCATGTCATGTCCTCAGCTGGGCGATGTCCTGGCTACTTTCCCTTTTGCCGACTGCCCCATTCTGGTCATCTACACAAATTCAAGTATCGAAAGTGCATTATTGCAATACTGTCCCGCTGCAAATGCAAAATGCTTTAAATACtataaaactgcaaaaaattTCCCATCAGTGCATTCAGCTCGAGAAAAAAAA
Encoded proteins:
- the gnpnat1 gene encoding glucosamine 6-phosphate N-acetyltransferase — its product is MLLDDTPLFDPSLLQEIDWSSNTVSFSPPISPTSPGEGLVLRPLCTADFNRGFFKVLSQLTQTGDVTPEQFTKKFDHMKKTGDYYVVVVEDTVLGQIVATATLITEHKFIHSCSKRGRVEEVVVSDVCRGKQLGKLLVSALTLLSKKLNCYKITLECAPNNVAFYQKFGYTASHETYMQCRFSD